One region of Armigeres subalbatus isolate Guangzhou_Male chromosome 3, GZ_Asu_2, whole genome shotgun sequence genomic DNA includes:
- the LOC134222436 gene encoding uncharacterized protein LOC134222436, which produces MKGITAAKTIEALEKVFIEQTYPEAIRSDNGPPFASEEFAQYCLSKNIRLIHTIPYWPQINGMVERQNQGVLRALRIARATGVDWRKAIRDYVHMYNTTPHSMTEKAPLELLMGRPVKDLLPSLRTEPTILRDEGVRDNEAMKKLKGKLYADEHRHAKSSSIEIGDFVILKSYESGKLEPNFQLDRFKVVERTGNDVIVESEEGVQYRRCVTHLKKWPKATHTYTEHRVSENEPEQGPKPSNLPGTKKSEGKRGSGENTLQEPSSKRPIRMTKKPSRFNV; this is translated from the coding sequence ATGAAGGGAATAACTGCTGCGAAAACTATTGAGGCACTAGAGAAAGTATTCATCGAACAAACCTACCCAGAAGCGATCCGTAGCGACAATGGTCCGCCCTTCGCTAGTGAAGAGTTTGCTCAATACTGTTTGAGTAAGAATATTCGGCTCATCCACACCATTCCATACTGGCCGCAAATTAATGGGATGGTGGAGCGGCAGAATCAAGGCGTTTTGAGAGCATTACGCATTGCCAGGGCTACTGGGGTGGATTGGCGCAAAGCTATCCGGGATTATGTACATATGTACAACACCACACCGCATTCTATGACAGAGAAGgcaccattggaattgcttatGGGGCGACCAGTGAAAGACCTACTTCCCTCACTGCGGACGGAACCTACAATACTTCGAGATGAAGGAGTAAGGGATAACGAAGCCATGAAGAAACTTAAAGGGAAGCTTTATGCGGACGAACATAGACACGCGAAATCATCGAGCATTGAAATAGGTGATTTTGTCATACTGAAGAGCTATGAAAGCGGAAAGTTGGAGCCAAACTTTCAACTGGACCGCTTCAAGGTAGTTGAGCGTACTGGTAATGACGTGATTGTAGAAAGCGAAGAAGGTGTGCAATATCGCAGATGTGTAACACACTTGAAAAAATGGCCGAAAGCAACACATACGTACACAGAGCACCGGGTATCTGAAAACGAACCAGAGCAGGGTCCGAAACCGTCAAATTTGCCGGGAACAAAGAAGTCGGAAGGAAAGCGTGGATCAGGAGAAAACACACTACAGGAGCCGTCATCTAAACGTCCAATCAGAATGACGAAAAAACCATCACGATTCAATGTTTAA